One genomic region from Skermania piniformis encodes:
- a CDS encoding FHA domain-containing protein FhaB/FipA, whose protein sequence is MQGLILQLTRAGFLILLWLFVWAVLRTLRSDIYAASGIRIQPRRSVRGGAVLPSFNRSAKSARHLVVTQGALAGTRITLSEQPVLIGRADDSTLVLTDDYASTRHARLSPRGSDWYVEDLGSTNGTYLDRAKVTTAVRVPLGTPVRVGKTVIELRS, encoded by the coding sequence GTGCAGGGTTTGATACTGCAGTTGACCCGCGCCGGGTTCCTCATCCTGCTGTGGCTGTTCGTGTGGGCGGTGCTGCGTACCCTCCGCAGCGATATCTACGCTGCCTCCGGAATTCGGATCCAGCCGCGCCGCTCGGTCCGAGGCGGCGCGGTACTGCCGTCGTTCAATCGCTCGGCCAAGAGCGCCCGGCACCTCGTGGTCACCCAGGGGGCGCTGGCCGGAACCCGGATCACCCTGAGCGAACAACCGGTGCTGATCGGCCGAGCCGACGACTCCACCCTGGTCCTCACCGACGACTACGCCTCGACCCGGCACGCGCGGCTCTCGCCACGCGGTAGCGACTGGTATGTCGAAGATCTCGGCTCCACCAACGGCACCTATCTGGATCGGGCCAAGGTGACCACCGCGGTCCGGGTTCCGCTGGGCACGCCGGTACGGGTAGGCAAGACCGTCATCGAGCTTCGCTCATGA
- a CDS encoding FhaA domain-containing protein, with amino-acid sequence MGIVSRFERRLQGAVGDAFARVFGGHVVPQEVEAALQQAAADGVRELDGGHLLAPNSYMITINEADHAQLAVDHDLTVHAFEKHLADYIRDQGWQTCGEINVHFDASATLHTGQFRTSGTVDPDIGRRPSPPSVEPYRPEPSANPEPGAGSTMTQNSGYDPSRDPADDDRGAARSEGVPRLPQRRSHEPDYRNGSYSDEPVAGSYQPNGYPPAELEHRYSSYQNGYDRGYGSANPEPAPPAYPERSYPPADSQRLESPRPDAQRPEPPRPEAQRPEPARYDAGPYGRSGGESPYDRRSNEPPAPSADYSRPGYGEPEYAAEPSYPPPGQAASYPPRYGGPGAYAPSAGRGSSYDANYGPATSGYNPPADYDPGYGGRTGYTATLQLDDGSGRTYQLREGSNIIGRGQDAHFRLPDTGVSRRHIEVRWDGRTAMLSDLGSTNGTLVNGAPVQDWQLADGDVIRAGHSEILIRIV; translated from the coding sequence ATGGGTATCGTTTCGCGATTCGAGCGCCGGCTTCAGGGTGCAGTCGGCGACGCATTCGCACGGGTGTTCGGCGGCCACGTGGTGCCACAGGAGGTAGAGGCCGCGCTGCAGCAGGCGGCGGCCGACGGGGTGCGAGAACTGGATGGCGGGCATCTACTGGCGCCGAACAGCTACATGATTACGATCAACGAAGCTGATCATGCTCAGCTTGCGGTAGATCACGACCTGACCGTTCACGCTTTCGAGAAGCACCTGGCAGACTACATACGCGATCAGGGCTGGCAAACCTGCGGTGAGATCAATGTTCACTTCGATGCGTCGGCCACCCTGCACACGGGACAGTTTCGGACGAGTGGAACGGTCGACCCGGACATCGGCCGCCGGCCGTCCCCGCCGTCGGTCGAACCATACCGACCGGAACCGTCCGCCAACCCGGAACCAGGAGCCGGCAGCACGATGACTCAAAATTCAGGCTACGACCCCAGCCGCGATCCGGCGGACGACGACCGGGGCGCCGCCCGTTCCGAAGGGGTCCCCCGGCTACCGCAGCGCCGTAGCCACGAGCCCGACTACCGCAACGGGTCCTATTCCGACGAGCCGGTCGCAGGCTCCTACCAGCCGAACGGTTATCCGCCGGCCGAGCTGGAGCACCGATACAGCAGCTACCAGAACGGCTACGACCGTGGCTACGGCTCGGCAAACCCGGAGCCGGCACCTCCCGCCTACCCGGAGCGGAGCTACCCGCCGGCGGACTCCCAGCGCCTGGAATCGCCGCGCCCGGACGCACAGCGCCCGGAACCACCCCGTCCGGAAGCGCAGCGCCCGGAACCCGCGCGCTACGACGCGGGGCCGTACGGCCGCAGCGGCGGCGAATCCCCGTACGACCGGCGGAGCAACGAGCCGCCCGCACCGAGTGCGGACTACTCCCGACCCGGCTACGGCGAGCCCGAGTACGCCGCCGAGCCGAGTTATCCGCCGCCTGGCCAAGCCGCCAGCTACCCCCCTCGGTACGGCGGACCGGGCGCTTACGCGCCGTCCGCCGGACGCGGCAGCAGCTACGACGCCAACTACGGCCCGGCGACCAGCGGCTACAACCCGCCCGCCGACTACGATCCGGGCTACGGCGGCCGCACCGGATACACCGCCACGCTGCAGCTCGACGACGGCAGCGGACGCACCTATCAGCTCCGCGAAGGCAGCAACATCATCGGCCGCGGGCAGGACGCGCACTTCCGGCTCCCGGACACGGGCGTGTCGCGGCGCCACATCGAGGTCCGGTGGGACGGCCGCACCGCGATGTTGTCCGACCTCGGTTCCACCAACGGGACCCTGGTCAACGGCGCACCGGTGCAGGACTGGCAACTCGCCGACGGCGACGTGATCCGCGCCGGACACTCCGAGATCCTGATCCGGATCGTCTGA
- a CDS encoding DUF4407 domain-containing protein: MTGLLSWLGDGDPALRPRRWDEAPHSPEPLRRHEQTSHVVAGILVLLVIVVGWLAATAALVAGSWPWFVAVPCGLLVGVIAGAIARALAANAPRDRRDRAARSAIALAVGLAIGELAAIGLLAGSIDTELDARAELAADTSPAVTTAADELTRLRAERAGLDNSVTQARDYRDQALVTARCEYNPSAECPETRITGDPGTGPETRSANDRLADAQAELAAALAARDRRGPGLDQQVAAQQTAVDQARSTAAADTDRGLGAHWLALNSVTRERPDAAALRLLTIVLGALLMALPMLWRSWRGESSQDRQVAAQEAQERAELAADTASVLAEAQFRATTAVLRGGREPLTAATPPVERPNALTAAPNDDPPTEELFEIRPAPGRRTTRSSYYDPLQIDPRTIDSFPIEDSMDPDMHLPIAAAAEAASRAAVEAAGRAAAERAALPAPVPQPDRLPAVPGAAHPPARAAAPDVDRAPAQRPNPFLPPVVDDVARAASRWVRPLVPAALARMIDTTTHPLRSARQVFEEVEEITFSLKRTHKVTVRSEESPQPAPPAVDYPVSPTYPLEPGYPAPTGYSAQPGYPEQSGYPAHLLPESGGRPTPAGPHGDPALPYRDPANYRDPANYRDPAAYRDPAPPQPAPRRNAPLTSPRRPDTSWRLTGSERPAELVEPERARELTKRQGPRELPRGGN, translated from the coding sequence GTGACCGGCCTGCTCTCCTGGCTCGGCGACGGCGATCCAGCCCTTCGGCCACGGCGGTGGGACGAGGCGCCGCACTCCCCCGAACCGCTGCGGCGGCACGAGCAGACGAGCCACGTGGTCGCCGGGATCTTGGTGCTCCTCGTGATCGTCGTCGGCTGGCTCGCCGCCACTGCGGCGCTCGTCGCCGGGTCGTGGCCGTGGTTCGTCGCCGTGCCGTGCGGGCTGCTCGTCGGGGTGATTGCGGGCGCGATCGCCCGGGCCCTGGCCGCGAACGCGCCCCGAGACCGGCGCGACCGCGCGGCCCGATCCGCCATCGCGCTGGCCGTCGGTCTCGCGATCGGCGAGCTGGCCGCGATCGGCTTGCTGGCCGGCTCGATCGATACCGAACTCGATGCCCGCGCCGAACTTGCGGCCGACACCAGCCCGGCGGTGACGACCGCCGCCGACGAGCTCACCCGACTGCGCGCGGAGCGGGCCGGCCTGGACAACTCCGTCACGCAGGCGCGCGACTACCGCGACCAAGCCCTGGTAACCGCACGCTGCGAGTACAACCCGTCGGCCGAGTGTCCGGAAACCCGAATCACCGGCGACCCGGGCACCGGCCCGGAGACCCGGAGCGCCAACGACCGGTTGGCCGACGCCCAAGCCGAGCTGGCCGCGGCGCTCGCGGCCCGGGATCGGCGCGGGCCCGGCCTGGACCAGCAGGTCGCGGCCCAGCAGACCGCCGTCGACCAGGCGCGAAGCACCGCAGCCGCGGACACCGACCGCGGGCTGGGCGCGCACTGGCTGGCGCTGAACTCGGTCACCCGGGAACGTCCGGACGCTGCCGCGCTGCGCCTGCTCACGATCGTCCTGGGCGCCCTGCTGATGGCGTTGCCGATGCTGTGGCGGAGCTGGCGCGGCGAGAGCAGCCAGGACCGGCAGGTCGCGGCCCAGGAAGCCCAGGAACGCGCCGAACTGGCCGCCGACACGGCGTCCGTGCTGGCGGAGGCGCAGTTCCGGGCGACCACCGCCGTCCTGCGCGGCGGCCGAGAGCCGCTGACTGCGGCAACCCCACCGGTCGAGCGCCCGAACGCGTTGACCGCAGCACCGAACGACGATCCGCCGACCGAAGAGCTGTTCGAGATCCGGCCGGCACCCGGTCGACGCACCACCCGATCGTCGTATTACGACCCGCTCCAGATCGATCCGCGCACGATCGACTCGTTCCCAATCGAGGACTCGATGGACCCCGACATGCACCTTCCGATCGCCGCCGCCGCCGAGGCTGCCAGTCGCGCCGCCGTCGAAGCGGCCGGTCGCGCCGCAGCCGAGCGCGCCGCACTTCCGGCGCCGGTTCCCCAACCCGATCGATTGCCGGCAGTTCCCGGTGCCGCCCACCCGCCGGCGCGCGCCGCCGCGCCGGACGTGGACCGGGCTCCGGCGCAGCGACCCAATCCGTTCCTGCCGCCGGTGGTCGACGATGTGGCCCGCGCAGCGAGTCGTTGGGTGCGACCGCTGGTGCCGGCCGCGCTGGCTCGGATGATCGACACCACGACACATCCGCTGCGCAGCGCCCGTCAGGTGTTCGAGGAGGTGGAGGAGATCACGTTCTCGTTGAAGCGGACGCACAAGGTCACGGTGCGATCCGAGGAGAGCCCGCAGCCGGCACCACCAGCGGTGGACTATCCCGTCTCGCCGACATATCCGCTCGAGCCCGGCTATCCGGCACCGACCGGATATTCCGCGCAGCCGGGATACCCGGAGCAGTCCGGCTACCCCGCGCACCTCCTGCCCGAGTCCGGCGGCCGGCCCACGCCCGCCGGACCGCACGGCGACCCTGCGCTTCCCTACCGAGATCCAGCAAACTACCGCGATCCAGCAAACTACCGCGATCCGGCCGCTTACCGAGATCCGGCGCCGCCCCAGCCGGCACCGCGTCGCAACGCACCGCTGACCTCGCCCCGCCGGCCCGACACCAGCTGGCGGCTGACCGGTTCGGAGCGCCCTGCCGAACTGGTCGAGCCCGAGCGGGCCCGAGAACTGACCAAGCGCCAGGGACCCCGGGAACTCCCGCGGGGCGGGAATTAA
- the gltB gene encoding glutamate synthase large subunit, with protein MERSLRIGDGLTSVNLPGPTGLYHPANEHDSCGVAFVVDMHGRRSHRIVEQAITALLNLEHRGAVGAEPNSGDGAGLLIQVPDKYFRAVVDFELPPAGAYATGIAFLPQARRDAARASFGLEKIVREEGLELLGWRDVPIDESALGALARDAMPTFRQVFIGSPTGAEQPLTGMDLERRVYVVRKRVTHELGSDGAGEGATGRESIYFPSLSGQTIVYKGMLTEPQLRGFYRDLQDERVESALGLVHSRFSTNTFPSWPLAHPFRRVAHNGEINTVTGNENWMRAREALIDTDIFGPGKLEKIFPVCTPGASDTARFDEVLELLHLGGRSLPHAVLMMIPEAWERHESMDPARRAFYQYHSSLMEAWDGPASVCFTDGTVIGAVLDRNGLRPSRIWVTDDGLVVMASEVGVLDIDPSKVVEKRRLQPGRMFLVDTAQGRIVEGSEIKAELSAEHPYRQWLDEGLVELADLPDRPHVHMSHDRVLIRQQIFGYTNEELNLLLAPMARTGAEAIGSMGTDTPIAVLSARPRLLFDYFSQLFAQVTNPPLDAIREEVVTSLRVTIGPEADLLNPGPDSCKQIALQQPILENDSLSKLVHINDEGTRDDLRSVVVRGLYPVAEGGTGLRLALRAIQAQVSAAIDGGARIIVLSDRESNEKLAPIPSLLLTASVHHHLVRERTRTKVGLIVEAGDAREVHHMAMLVGFGAAAVNPYMVFESIEDQLERGGLGMPGSTGDIRADYDRAVSNYVKAAGKGVLKVMSKMGISTLASYCGAQLFQVVGLSQELCEEYFTGLRSPLGGIGLDEIASDVAMRHASAFLENRHERAHRELEVGGEYQWRREGEYHLFNPETVFKLQHATRTGQYSIFKEYTKLIDNQSERLASLRGLFRFKTADESGRRPVPLAEVEPASEIVKRFSTGAMSYGSISAEAHETLAIAMNRLGGRSNSGEGGENPARFEPDENGDWRRSAIKQVASGRFGVTAHYLTNCTDIQIKMAQGAKPGEGGQLPAHKVYPWVAEVRHSTPGVGLISPPPHHDIYSIEDLAQLIHDLKNANPSARIHVKLVAEPGVGTIAAGVSKAHADVVLISGHDGGTGATPLTSMKHAGGPWELGLAETQQTLLLNGLRDRIVVQVDGQLKTGRDVVVAALLGGEEFGFATAPLVVSGCIMMRVCHLDTCPVGVATQNPVLRERFTGKPEFVENFFLFIAEEVRELLAQLGYRTLDEAVGQVQMLDTTRAKAHWKASKLDLSPILDVVETAFMYQDLHQTKVQDHGLDRALDQQLITASRDALERGAKVKFDSKISNVNRTVGTMLGHEVTKLYGGVGLPDDTIDITFTGSAGNSFGAFVPAGITLRVFGDANDYVGKGLSGGHVVLRPPADAPAGFVAERNIIAGNVIGFGATSGRILIRGVVGERFCVRNSGATAVVEGVGDHGCEYMTGGRVVVLGPTGRNFGAGMSGGVAFVYDPEATFATDLNTELVDLEPLDEADLDWLHDLIGAHRTETDSAVAEAILDDWSAQSAHFVKVMPRDYKKVLLAISAAEESGRNVDEAIMDAARA; from the coding sequence ATGGAGCGGAGCCTGCGGATCGGTGATGGGCTGACGTCGGTAAATCTACCCGGGCCGACCGGTCTGTATCACCCGGCCAATGAGCACGACTCGTGCGGTGTCGCGTTCGTCGTCGACATGCACGGGCGGCGTAGTCACCGAATCGTCGAACAAGCGATCACTGCGCTGCTCAATCTCGAACACCGGGGCGCCGTCGGTGCGGAGCCGAACAGCGGTGACGGCGCGGGGTTGCTGATCCAGGTTCCGGACAAGTACTTCCGTGCGGTCGTCGACTTCGAGTTGCCGCCGGCGGGTGCCTATGCCACCGGGATCGCATTTCTGCCGCAGGCACGTCGAGACGCCGCGCGGGCCAGTTTCGGTCTGGAGAAGATCGTCCGGGAAGAAGGCCTGGAGCTGCTGGGCTGGCGCGATGTGCCGATCGACGAGTCGGCGCTGGGCGCGCTGGCCCGGGATGCGATGCCGACGTTTCGGCAGGTCTTCATCGGGTCCCCGACCGGTGCCGAGCAGCCGCTGACCGGGATGGATCTGGAGCGCCGGGTCTACGTGGTCCGGAAACGGGTCACCCACGAGCTCGGCAGCGACGGCGCGGGCGAAGGCGCCACCGGCCGGGAGAGCATCTACTTTCCGAGCCTGTCCGGACAGACCATCGTCTACAAGGGCATGCTCACCGAGCCGCAGCTGCGCGGCTTTTATCGCGATCTGCAGGACGAGCGGGTGGAGAGCGCGCTCGGGCTGGTGCACTCCCGCTTCTCCACCAACACCTTCCCGTCCTGGCCGCTCGCGCACCCGTTCCGGCGGGTCGCGCACAACGGTGAGATCAACACCGTCACCGGTAACGAGAACTGGATGCGTGCCCGCGAGGCGCTGATCGATACCGACATCTTCGGCCCGGGAAAGCTGGAGAAGATCTTCCCGGTCTGTACGCCGGGGGCCAGCGACACCGCGCGTTTCGACGAGGTGCTCGAGCTGTTGCATCTGGGCGGCCGCAGCCTGCCGCATGCGGTGCTGATGATGATTCCGGAGGCCTGGGAGCGACACGAGTCGATGGACCCGGCCCGCCGGGCGTTCTATCAGTATCACTCCTCGTTGATGGAGGCGTGGGACGGTCCGGCGTCGGTGTGCTTCACCGACGGCACCGTGATCGGGGCGGTGCTGGACCGCAACGGTCTGCGGCCGAGCCGGATCTGGGTGACCGACGACGGTCTGGTGGTGATGGCGTCCGAGGTCGGTGTGCTCGACATCGACCCGTCGAAGGTGGTGGAGAAGCGCCGGTTGCAGCCGGGCCGGATGTTCCTGGTCGACACCGCGCAGGGCCGGATCGTCGAGGGCTCCGAGATCAAGGCCGAGCTGTCGGCCGAGCATCCCTACCGACAGTGGCTGGACGAGGGGCTGGTCGAACTGGCCGATCTGCCGGACCGGCCGCACGTGCACATGTCGCACGATCGGGTGCTGATTCGGCAGCAGATCTTCGGCTACACCAACGAGGAACTGAACCTGCTGCTCGCGCCGATGGCCCGGACCGGCGCCGAGGCGATCGGTTCGATGGGTACCGACACCCCGATCGCGGTGTTGTCGGCCCGGCCGCGGCTGTTGTTCGACTACTTCTCCCAGTTGTTCGCGCAGGTCACCAACCCGCCGTTGGACGCGATCCGGGAGGAGGTGGTCACCAGCTTGCGGGTGACCATCGGTCCCGAGGCGGATCTGCTGAACCCGGGGCCCGACTCGTGCAAACAGATCGCGCTGCAGCAGCCGATCCTGGAGAACGACAGTCTGTCCAAGCTGGTGCACATCAACGACGAGGGCACCCGCGACGACCTGCGCTCGGTGGTCGTGCGTGGGCTGTACCCGGTTGCCGAGGGCGGAACGGGGCTGCGGCTCGCGTTGCGAGCGATCCAGGCCCAGGTGTCGGCGGCGATCGACGGCGGCGCACGGATCATCGTGTTGTCCGACCGCGAGTCGAACGAAAAGTTGGCTCCGATTCCGTCCCTGCTGCTCACCGCATCCGTGCATCACCACCTGGTGCGGGAACGCACCCGGACCAAGGTCGGGCTGATCGTCGAAGCCGGTGATGCCCGCGAGGTGCATCACATGGCGATGCTGGTCGGCTTCGGGGCTGCCGCGGTGAACCCGTACATGGTGTTCGAGTCGATCGAGGACCAGCTCGAGCGAGGCGGGCTCGGCATGCCGGGCAGCACCGGCGACATCCGCGCCGATTACGACCGCGCCGTGTCGAACTACGTGAAGGCGGCCGGTAAGGGTGTGTTGAAGGTGATGTCCAAGATGGGCATCTCCACCCTGGCCTCCTACTGCGGCGCGCAGTTGTTCCAGGTGGTCGGGCTGTCCCAGGAGCTGTGTGAGGAGTACTTCACCGGCCTGCGCTCGCCGTTGGGCGGGATCGGGCTGGACGAGATCGCCTCGGACGTGGCGATGCGGCACGCCTCGGCGTTTCTGGAGAACCGGCACGAGCGGGCGCATCGCGAGCTGGAGGTCGGCGGCGAGTACCAATGGCGCCGGGAGGGTGAGTACCACCTGTTCAACCCGGAGACGGTGTTCAAGCTGCAGCACGCCACCCGCACCGGCCAGTACTCGATCTTCAAGGAGTACACCAAGCTGATCGACAACCAGTCCGAGCGACTGGCGTCGCTGCGCGGGTTGTTCCGGTTCAAGACGGCCGACGAATCCGGGCGCCGACCGGTGCCGTTGGCCGAGGTGGAGCCGGCCAGCGAGATCGTCAAGCGGTTCTCCACCGGGGCGATGAGTTACGGCTCGATCTCCGCCGAGGCGCACGAGACGCTGGCGATCGCGATGAACCGGCTCGGCGGCCGGTCCAACTCGGGCGAGGGCGGCGAAAATCCGGCCCGGTTCGAGCCGGACGAGAACGGTGACTGGCGGCGGAGCGCGATCAAGCAGGTGGCCTCCGGCCGGTTCGGGGTGACCGCGCACTACCTGACCAATTGCACCGACATCCAGATCAAGATGGCGCAGGGTGCCAAGCCGGGTGAAGGTGGCCAGCTGCCGGCGCACAAGGTGTATCCGTGGGTCGCCGAGGTGCGGCATTCGACGCCGGGGGTGGGCCTCATCTCGCCGCCGCCGCACCACGACATCTATTCGATCGAGGATCTGGCGCAGCTGATCCACGACCTGAAAAATGCCAACCCGTCGGCTCGGATTCACGTGAAACTAGTCGCCGAGCCGGGAGTCGGAACGATCGCGGCCGGCGTGTCGAAAGCGCACGCCGACGTGGTGCTGATCTCCGGACACGACGGCGGCACCGGTGCCACCCCGCTGACCTCGATGAAACACGCCGGTGGTCCGTGGGAGCTGGGGCTGGCCGAGACCCAGCAGACCCTGCTGTTGAACGGCCTGCGCGACCGGATCGTGGTGCAGGTCGACGGCCAGCTCAAGACCGGGCGAGACGTGGTGGTCGCCGCGCTGCTGGGCGGCGAGGAGTTCGGCTTCGCGACTGCGCCCTTGGTGGTGTCCGGCTGCATCATGATGCGGGTGTGCCATCTCGACACCTGTCCGGTGGGCGTCGCGACGCAGAATCCGGTCCTGCGGGAGCGGTTCACCGGTAAGCCGGAGTTCGTCGAGAACTTCTTCCTGTTCATCGCCGAGGAGGTCCGCGAGCTGCTGGCACAGCTGGGCTATCGCACCCTCGACGAGGCGGTCGGTCAGGTGCAGATGCTCGACACCACTCGCGCCAAGGCGCATTGGAAGGCCAGCAAGCTGGATCTTTCGCCGATCCTCGACGTGGTCGAGACAGCGTTCATGTACCAGGATCTGCACCAGACCAAGGTGCAGGATCACGGTCTGGACCGGGCGCTGGACCAGCAGCTGATCACCGCGAGCCGGGATGCGTTGGAGCGCGGTGCGAAGGTGAAGTTCGACAGCAAGATCTCCAACGTGAACCGCACGGTCGGCACGATGCTCGGCCACGAGGTGACCAAGCTGTACGGCGGGGTCGGCCTGCCCGACGACACGATCGACATCACCTTCACCGGTTCGGCCGGCAACAGTTTCGGCGCGTTCGTCCCGGCCGGGATCACCCTGCGGGTTTTCGGTGACGCGAACGACTACGTCGGCAAGGGACTGTCCGGCGGACACGTGGTGCTCCGGCCCCCGGCGGATGCGCCGGCGGGTTTTGTCGCCGAGCGGAACATCATCGCCGGCAACGTGATCGGATTCGGCGCTACCAGCGGTCGGATTCTGATCCGGGGCGTGGTCGGCGAGCGGTTCTGCGTGCGTAACTCGGGCGCCACCGCGGTGGTGGAAGGTGTCGGTGACCACGGCTGCGAGTACATGACCGGTGGCCGAGTGGTCGTCCTCGGCCCGACCGGACGCAATTTCGGCGCCGGCATGTCCGGCGGCGTCGCGTTCGTGTACGACCCGGAGGCGACGTTCGCGACCGACCTGAACACCGAGTTGGTCGATCTGGAGCCGCTGGACGAGGCGGATCTGGACTGGCTGCACGACCTGATCGGGGCGCACCGGACCGAGACCGACTCGGCGGTGGCCGAGGCGATCCTGGACGACTGGTCGGCGCAGTCGGCGCACTTCGTCAAGGTGATGCCGCGGGACTACAAGAAGGTGCTGCTGGCTATCTCGGCAGCGGAAGAGTCCGGTCGCAATGTCGACGAGGCGATCATGGATGCCGCTCGTGCCTGA
- a CDS encoding glutamate synthase subunit beta: MADPQGFLKHTRRETPARRPVPLRLLDWREVYEPGDDVVLQRQAGRCMDCGIPFCHNGCPLGNLIPEWNDLIFRGRWRDAIDRLHATNNFPEFTGRLCPAPCEASCVLGINQDPVTIKQVEVEIIDHAFGAGWVQPVYPTRLTGKLVAVVGSGPAGLAAAQQLTRAGHTVTVFERADRIGGLLRYGIPEFKMEKRHIDRRLAQMEAEGTVFKTGVNVGVDLTAKQLRDQFDAIVLAGGATDARDLLIPGRELTGIHQAMEFLPWANRVQLGDDVTDEDGLPPIHARDKKVVIIGGGDTGADCLGTAHRQGAAAVHQFEIMPRPPEERAASTPWPTYPLMYRVSSAHEEGGERVFSVNTERFVGVDGRVTGLAAHEVEMVDGRFRKVDGSDFTLDADLVLLAMGFVGPEKPGLLDSLGVKYTERGNVARTSDWQTTAPGVFVAGDMGRGQSLIVWAIAEGRACAAAVDAFLVGDTWLPAPIETDALPQR, from the coding sequence GTGGCTGACCCGCAAGGATTTCTGAAGCACACCAGGCGGGAAACCCCGGCCCGGCGGCCGGTTCCGCTCCGGCTGCTGGACTGGCGGGAAGTGTACGAGCCGGGTGACGACGTGGTGCTGCAGCGGCAGGCCGGTCGTTGTATGGATTGCGGCATCCCGTTCTGCCACAACGGTTGCCCGCTCGGCAACCTGATCCCGGAGTGGAACGACCTGATCTTCCGCGGGCGGTGGCGGGACGCGATCGATCGGCTGCATGCCACCAACAACTTCCCCGAGTTCACCGGGCGATTGTGTCCGGCGCCCTGCGAAGCGTCGTGCGTGCTCGGGATCAATCAGGACCCGGTCACGATCAAGCAGGTCGAGGTCGAGATCATCGACCACGCGTTCGGTGCCGGCTGGGTGCAGCCGGTGTATCCGACCCGGCTGACCGGCAAGCTGGTCGCCGTGGTCGGGTCGGGGCCGGCCGGGCTGGCCGCCGCGCAGCAGCTGACCCGGGCGGGCCACACGGTCACCGTATTCGAGCGGGCCGACCGGATCGGCGGGCTACTGCGTTACGGCATCCCCGAGTTCAAGATGGAGAAGCGGCACATCGATCGCCGGTTGGCGCAGATGGAGGCGGAAGGCACCGTCTTCAAGACCGGGGTGAACGTCGGGGTGGACCTCACCGCGAAGCAGCTACGCGATCAGTTCGACGCGATCGTGCTGGCCGGCGGGGCGACCGACGCGCGGGATCTGCTGATTCCCGGTCGCGAGCTGACCGGCATCCATCAGGCGATGGAGTTCCTGCCCTGGGCGAACCGGGTGCAGCTGGGTGACGACGTCACCGACGAGGACGGGCTGCCCCCGATCCACGCGCGGGACAAGAAGGTCGTGATCATCGGCGGTGGCGACACCGGCGCGGACTGCCTGGGCACCGCGCACCGGCAGGGGGCGGCCGCCGTGCATCAGTTCGAGATCATGCCGCGGCCGCCGGAGGAACGCGCAGCGTCCACGCCGTGGCCGACCTATCCGCTGATGTACCGCGTGTCGTCGGCCCACGAAGAAGGCGGCGAACGGGTGTTCTCGGTGAACACCGAACGTTTTGTCGGTGTGGACGGCCGGGTCACCGGGCTGGCCGCGCACGAGGTCGAGATGGTCGACGGCCGTTTCCGGAAGGTGGACGGTAGCGACTTCACGCTCGACGCCGACCTGGTGTTGCTCGCCATGGGTTTCGTCGGACCGGAGAAGCCGGGTTTGTTGGACAGTCTCGGCGTGAAGTACACCGAGCGCGGAAATGTCGCCCGGACCAGCGACTGGCAGACAACGGCGCCGGGAGTTTTCGTGGCCGGCGACATGGGCCGGGGCCAATCGTTGATCGTGTGGGCGATCGCCGAAGGCCGCGCTTGCGCGGCCGCAGTCGATGCTTTCCTGGTCGGCGACACCTGGCTGCCCGCGCCGATCGAGACCGACGCGCTGCCGCAGCGGTGA